GGAGAAGTTACATATTACAATATGTAATTATTCTCACTAAATAGTTTTAGATAGTAGCACTCACCTGCATTGATTCCGTAGGCGGTGCTGCTGGCAATCTTTCCACCCAGGGAATAAGCTGGAGCCGATGTCAACTTGGTCAGCGGACCACCAAGCAAAACTCCTCCATGTCCACTAGACCCGTATCCGACTCCCACTCCCAGCGGGATCGATGGACCTGTGGAAATGTGGCTGACAGTTGGAACGGCCACCTTGGCGAtagcaggagcagctgaaaTGGCCACAGCAGGCTTGGAGACATATTGATGGGAAACAGCTCCCGAGCTGTAGCCCGATCCACTGCCTCCATAGCCAGTAGCCAGCTTAGTGGACAGAACGGGAACAGCGCCGATTGCGTGTCCCCCGGAAATGTGGCCCACAGCTGGAGCCGCGTACGTGGCTACTTTGGCAATTGCAGGAGCAGCTGAAATGGCAACCGCTGGCTTGGACACATACTGATGAGAGACTGCTCCAGAACTATATCCGGAGGCACTTCCTCCGTACCCATGGCCCGTTGATATCACAGGAGCTGCATAGGACAATCCCTTCGATATGGCAGCTCCGGTAGAGTAGCTGGATATTGCCGGAGCAGCATAGGTGGCCACCTTGGCAATCGCTGGTGCAGCGAGCGCCACTGCTGGCTTGGACACGTACTGATGGGACACGGCTCCTGAGCCACTGATTCCGTATCCTGTGGCTACTTTAGCGATGGCTGGAGCGGCGGGCAAGTAGGTCTTGGAAAGAACAGGAGCCACTGGAGCCACTGCAATCGCCGGCTTCGAGATGTACTGATGGGAGAGGGCTCCTCCATGGGCCAAACCTCCAAAGCCCGTGGCAATTTTGGTGAGACTGGGAGCCGAGGAATAGGTGGAGATGGCAGGAGCAGCATATGTTGCtactttggcaatagcaggAGCTGATGCAATGGCAACCGCTGGCTTCGAGATATACTGATGGGAAACTGCTCCGGAGCTGTATCCCGACCCGCTTCCATCATATCCCGTGGCCACTTTGGTTACCACTGGAGCTGCCGAGTATGTGGATACGGCGGGGGCAGTAGCATACGTTGAGATTGCTGGAGCTGCATATGCTGCGACTTTAGCCACCGCCGGCTTGGACACATACTGGTGGGAGATGGCTCCCGATCCTGACGATCCATAGCTTGTGGAGAGCTTGGTGATGGCAGGAGCGGATGAGTATGTGGCCACTGCGGGAGCAGCTGCCGGATAGGCGGCCACAATTGGCTTGGAAATATACTGGTGGGATACATCCGCTGCCTGACTATAGGAAATTTTGGTGAGTGCAGGAGCGGAGGAGTAGGTGGCTATGGAGGGGGCTGCGTAGGTAGCCACTTTCGAGACCGCGGGAGCTGTGGCATACGTTGATATTGCCGGAGCAGCGTATGTCGCGACCTTGGCGATTGCGGGGGCCGCTGAGATGGCTACTGCTGGCTTGGACACATATTGATGGGAGACAGCTCCGTGTCCCGATCCTCCATAACTCGTAGCGATCTTGGTCACTGCGGGAGCTGCTGAGTATGTTGAAATGGCAGGAGCAGCATAGGTTGCCACTTTAGCCACTGCTGGTTTAGAGACATACTGATGGGAAACAGCGCCTGAACTGTATCCTGAGCCACTTCCTCCATATCCAGTGGCGACTTTGGTCACCACTGGAGCTGCCGCATAAGTGGAAATGGCGGGAGCTGCATAGGTTGCCACCTTGGCGATGGCAGGAGCGGCTGAAATGGCCACCGCTGGCTTGGACACGTACTGATGGGAGACGGCTCCTGAACCACTTGAACCATAACCATATCCCGAGGAGTAGGTAGAGACAGTGGGAGCTGCATAGGTAGCCACCTTCGAAATGGCAGGACCAGCGGAGTAGCTTGAAATGGCAGGAGCAGCATAGGTTGCCAACTTGGCAACTGCTGGAGCGGCAATAGCCACAGCTGGCTTGGAGACATATTGGTGGGAGATGGCTCCCGATCCTGAAGCTCCATAACTGGTGGAGAGCTTAGAGATGGCAGGAGCAGATGAGTAGGTGGCCACTGCGGGAGCAGCGTATGTGGACACCTTGGCAATGGCTGGTTGGGACACATACTGGTGGGACAGCGCTCCGGATGCAGTGCCTCCGTAGCTGGCAGCCACCTTGGTGATCGCCGGAGCAACGGCTGGATAAGCGGCCACTATGGGCTTGGATATGTACTGGTGGGATACATCTGCTACCTGGCTGTACTTGGTAATTGATGGAGCATAGCTGGCAGAGTATCCTGTTCCGTGGGAGGAGAGCAGTGACGAAGTGGTGGCCAATTTCACCGTTGGCGCGGAGTAGGTGGACACCTTGGCAATCGCTGGCGATGAATACGAAACCGATGGCGAGTAGGTGGCTATCTTGGAGATGGCCGGAGAGATCTGTCCATATGAGTAAGCAGGAGAGCTGTAGGTCTCCACCTTGGAGTAGCCGGGAGTGGCCTTGCTGTACGTGTACCCAGGTGAGCTGTATGTCTCCACCTTGGAAGTCACCGGTGGCGCATAGAAGGGAACGCTTGAAAGGGGCGCGGAGGAGTAAGTGGCCACCTTGGATATTCCCGGTGAGGCCGAACTGTAACTATATCCCGGCGAGGTATAGGTTGCAACCTTAGTGATTCCCGGGGATGGCGGCAAGTAGGAGTTGTCCAGCTTGGTAACCGCCGGCGACACCAAGTTCTTGATTTCGATGCCCGAGGGCACTACGGTTGCGTACTTGGCGGCTGGTGACTTGTCCGCATAGGTAATTCCCGCTCCTCCGTACTCCGCTGACGGAGTGAACAGGCTCTTCTGCACGGGAGCTATGTATTTGTTGATCTGAGTGATGCCACCATGCGACAAGCCCTCGATTCCGGCAGTAGACTGATAGGCGGCTCCGGAACTTCCCACCGAGGTGTGCAGGAGTTGACCGTTCTCCGAGTACGTGGATATCGCCGGGCTCTGGCTGTACTTGGTCACTCCGGGCGAGATGGAGAACTTCACCTCCGCCGGCGGAGGATAGTCATAGCCAGCAGTGGCCGCGTGCACGCACGGCAAGATGGGTGGTGCCAAGGTGGGCGACGGATCCGCCAGTACCACGCTGAGCATGCCCAGGAGGGCCACCAGATGAAACTGAAACGGAAACGTGAAAATAAGTTCTAATTATTCTCCACATTTCGTGGAATATTGGCTTCAATTTTGTATGGTAAAATTTACTAATTAAATCTTATTTATCATGTATATGAGAATTTGTAGCTTagaattatatttaaatgcatgTGTACACTTTTTactcttttaatttaatgcgTCCAAGATATGCATTTAGTTTATAGTATTTGCActattttaataaacataaataaaaccacTCAATTGTCAAATCCTTCTAAAATCACTTTTAGAAGGACTATAGTTTCAAAAATCCGCTTTcgttttcaattgaattcgattaaaaataacaacacatttatattttaggTAGTCCAGGATTGGCAACGGCATGTCcttaatttacaaaaatcaCGCCTAATTCTATTTGAAACTCAAACAATTTGCAGAATAGTTGATTTTAAGAATTGTTCTCTTTTCCCCGAAATGTTTGTGAAACTTGTTGCGGTTGTAGTCCTTTTTTACTGTCAGTAGTTTTCAATACCTAGATAAAGGACCCACCTTCatgttttcacttttcaaaCTCTGCACAGTCGatggttttcgttttcgtttgaAAGGATTCGCGAACGTTATAGTAACGAAGTTTGTTCAGTAACGCCACATTTGCACttttcaaaaaagaaaacacgaGTCTGCGATCCTTCGTGATTCCTTGTCTGGCTCTGAAAATCACAGTAAAATGATCTACTTTCGATCAACGATATTCCTAATTCTATGAGGAAGCACTACggatcgaatcgaatcgaatgcaATCGAATCGGGTTGGatcggaacggaacggaacgaTTCGAGATGTAGAGCAGAGCCACGCGGCCGACTGGACTGGACTGTTGGCCAGCCCGGCCCTATAATCGCTTATATACGTTCGGTCAGTTGGCCAACACTCGCGAAAAGCTCGCACGCATGCGCAGCAGCCACGCACCAGTTTGGCGACAAAGCGACAAAAAAGTGTAACTGGTGTATGGCAAAGATCGAACCGAAAAACGAAAAGCGAGAAAATGGATCTAGCTGCAAGGAAAGAGCCAGTGAGTTGCGAATGAGCTGCGACTTTGGCGCGTGCAGATGAAGAATTGATGACTGTTCCACTCCAGATCTCGTTCCAAAGCAGCTTTGTTCTCTATAATCCGAAGACCGAAAACTGCAAgctcaaactgaaactgaaactgaagctaAATACTGGCAAACTGGAGAACTGCAACCTGCCTGGCCAATTGTTGGCCCCACCTTTGATCGGAGCCTCAGTTGGTAACGTTTTATTAGATCATAGTCGCGAACGCCTCGGCTCAAAATAAACCGATCACAAAATGCGCGTGGTGCATTGTTGGCCGCCTTTTTTGGTGACTTTTTTGCCGTTTGCAGTTTTATTTCGACTTTTTCAAAgatttttatttcgattttattttttgcatacCCGCATGCTTTTAAAGCGACTTAATTTGATTTAGATTTTAATCGCTGCCATTGCGTGTTGCTCtggaaaaaataaatgcatacgCAATTTGCTAGCAGCcaaggaaaaaaaatagagagCAATGTATgtagaaaataaaacaagaattGTGGTATTAATGTCGCTATCAATAAATTTTGTCTgcctgtatgtgtgtgcaatCATGCGTGCCATGCGCCGTGGGCCTTGATTGTGCATTAGTTGGCTAAAAGGCGCATTGCCACATCATAATGCGATACAATGTGTAACTAATAGAATAGCCGGGAGATATGGCAAAGTGTTGACTGCCCGGCAATTAAGGTCACCATGCATCGAGTGTCACCCTCTTTGCGAGGGTGGGAATACGTTAGATGTCGAAAGTGGCCAACCCAATGCGTTAACATGTCTGATAAATCGGCTGGTTGACAGGCTGGTTGAAAAACTAGGCGAAGAATTTGGGATCAGACCCGGATTGCTTTATGGCGCTTTTTGGTGTTCAACTAGCTCGGGATAATGTCTCACTTCGTATAGATTGACTTAACtgaaaatccaattaaagTTATGGAAGCAAAGAATAATAAATGGAGTGTCATCTAAGAAAGTAGAGATCCGTTTTGTTATGGCTTATATGGTTATATATTATAGCCCCAATAACTGGCATATCTGCATTAAGTTAGTGTTATTTTAAAGTTTGTGCCTATAAAAAGTGTaatcttaaatatttacccacAGATAATGTTTTGCCAACTTATATAATAAAAGAAGTCATAACTGTGCCATTAGCGCAGCGGCTACTAAACCATGTTGCCTTCTGGCCAAGTCCAGACGGCGCCCACGAATTTGTGGGCTACGGCTTTGCAACCATTTCACACAAGGTGCGGAAAATGCAATTCCACTCATAACCTCAGACCATTGGGCTACCTAAAGTCATAATTTTGAGCAGCTCGATCGGCAGCAACTACTAATCCTGACGCTTTTGCGACTGCCCCGCTGgcatcacgcatacgccacgttgtgCCGAATTGCCCAGCCCGTCGGCCTTTCTCAAAAACACACGCAATACTTGCACTCCAGCACTAACTTAACTGGTTCGCGATGCATGCAAATAACATCGGAGTTTATAAAATTCTCGGGCGAGATCGGTAGATTATGGCAAAACATAACATCGGCgattttataaatatgtttggcaaatttgaaaatgtttacgcGGCGAGCAGGTCAACATGCTGGCGGTATCAATTCGCAGCAAAACAAAGTCGAATGTAAATGATCCGGCTGGGGCGAAAATCCagatttttcaattaaaatctgCAGCGAACGGGGGAGGGTTGTGATTTGATTTCGTCATGATGCTTAGTAGGCATGGTCGTGAGGCAGCCATGGCCAGCTGTAGCTGTACCTGAAGCTACAGCAAAATCTAAAGCAAAAGCTATATAGCTATATTTCGTTTCGCCAAACTTACGCAACCCGCCAatctgtgcgtgtgtgtgacAAATGCGTGGCTAGGCGAACTAAACTCGTCCAGCGATCAGCCTGAAGTAGGTTAAAATTCGCGCAGCTGACTTCTCGGCTCGCGTTTGCAAAtgttgaaaaattaaaattcaatcaaATTGCGAAAACCATTCGCGAAAAGCCCAAAATGTAGAAAAAGCCGTCGCGACAGCCCGAAACATGTTTCATGTTCAGTTAACAtcagtcccagtcccagtcgcAGTTTCAGTTGGAAAAATTGCAGGAAAAGTCGGGAACTCTTGCGGACTTGGCTCTTCTCCTCGCCCGGCTTTTCCGATAAAATCGAATCATGCAACGCCCAATCACCCGGAGCATAATTGCTCCATCTGGTTTATCACCCCCCGATCTCGATCGGCATTCTATAGCACGGTTGCGTGTCTGGGTTTTCCGTTTTTTCCTCGATTTTTCTTTGGGCCCGACTTGGGCTTCTAATTGAAATGTCAACGCGTGTGCTGCTCAATCAATTTTCCAGCCAGCCAAGTATGGTTGACTTTATTTCGGCAAAACTTCGCCTAGATTTTACATCGGTAATCGGCGGACCAAGCGTTGGATTGGCCATTTtttctccatctccatctgggtgtttttaattgatttggcCGGCATGCGGTGTCATTCGCGAGTCAGGGACAATGTGGCACCGATGGCAGCTTGAtggctgccactgccaccaaGTGGCAGACTTCAGCCGCGGCGGACAGCTAATTAAATGCGGTCGAAAGGTGCGTTGAATCGATACCCGTCACCGTGATTATTAATTGGATCCACTGGGAGCTAATCCTGATTGCGGTTCGCATTTaggaaaatcatttttaaagcTGTGAAACCAAGCAAccttttttaaatgtttatttaattgaattatgaTATTGAAACTTTGTGTTGGTATCAAAAAATCACagaaaaaatgcatttgtttgACACTGCAAGAGTTAGACTTTTAACTTACATTTTAACTTTACAAGTGTCTTCAAATAATATCTTAACTAtgaaagtaaataataattggGACAGTTGCTGCACGCTTAACTTCAACACCGTTTAATTTAAAGTCCtttacataaatttaattaataatataaagaTTCATATTAATTGCGaaacactgagaaaaaagCGGATATGAAAACCCTTTATACAGATGCTATCAGTTTTGGCTCATTGACGGTTTTATTTACAGCTGGTTAGGTTTGTAAATTATAACAATATCCTTatggtatatgtatgtatgtttttttattattcgtTTACCAAATGGAAGAGAAACTTAACTATAAAGTTCAGTTATGTGTAAACTGATCCCGTAAAATAAAGCTAGTATTAATTAGTACTTCACTCAAGTGACTattctttattatttctcTGAGAAACATTCAAGGTGGTAAGCCGTATATAACAACTGTACTCAACTTCATTTATAAAGCATACCAAAGGGGGCGGTTTTATTCAAAAGCGCCTGGCATATTATAGAATTATATGTTTTTAAAAGAGTGGCTCGTGGTTCTGCTCCCATACAGCTCCTCTTAAACATCAACCCCCTTAAACAGCGCGGATCGACCGGGCGTCATAAACATTTGTCATAATTAACACAGATCAGGCACTCAGCATTCCTAATGAACGCTCTGATGCAGTGGCCCTCCCACCAGCGAATGGCTGACCCCTCGGCTAATCCAATTTGGCTAATCTCATGCATAACTAGTTCGACCGCAGATCGAGTATTCTAATGACGGGTGCAATTTTAGTTCTGATGTCAATTTTAGTGATTCGATTTCGAATGCCAGCCTGAAAACTGGTACTTTTTGTCAACGCAGATCGTTGCGTATGGCATTGACTTGGATTTTCTTGCGATTTTGGTGCATAAATTGAAGTGTCGACCTGCGATCAGGGAGCAAAGTGTCCACCGTATCGATCAAAGAGAAGAGGGCGATTTGAGAAGTAGTGACTGATAGATATATACAAATCGCTCCCACATGGGGATTCTAGGCGAACCAGTTCGGATCCAAAGTACTGTGGCTGTGGTGGCAATAAAAATCGATGCTCATAAACGGAGATCGATGCAGAATCACTTAGCGCGGTTTTAATCGCGTGAGAATGCCTGAAAACCGCCCGAGTGCAACAGATTCTCAGGTTTCACTTCAAAAGACTGAGCTGAAAGCGATTGCAGAGGCGTTTCGCAGCGCTcccaattaaataatttacaattttctaGATTAGGCGCCGCCTCCGACCAACGACATTGAACGTAGTCAGGGGCTATGAGTCAGATCTACGTTCATATATCTCGTACCCGAGACTCTTGAGACTTAGATCCGGTTTGGCTTGGGGCTTGGGGCTTGGGGCTTGCCGGAGTCGTCGGTGGAAAAGCTGGCCCGCTGACACGCACGCTGTTTAAGGAGAGGATCCCTCCCCGCGGCCGAGAacgttggccaaaagcaattAGCGGCCCAAACAAATGTGAGAGACAATTCTCAGAAGTGCCTATGCATTGCAATCGCATAATTCGCTGTCAAATCGCACGCGCTTTCCAGGCATACCCTTGCGAGGGGTGTTCGCAATTTTATTGGCCCGGCTAACCGAGTTTTATGCTTAGAAGATCCGTAAATGGCTTACTTTAACAAGtcttaatatattaaataggTTTTTAATTGCCTGCTGACATGCTGGGACTGCTTAATTTTAGACTGGTTAAATTGCTTAATTAATACTTTAAAAGATTGAACAAATTCGTATACTTATCTTATTGTATTCTATTGTATTATTCTGATATTTATTAACATATTTGAATTATGCTTCAGTTAAGTCCTGAACATAACAaagaataataattatataaaacaatCAACCTCCAAATATGTATTAAAATAAAGCGAAGATTCCATGAGATTTTTACCCTCGAAAAATCATTTCTTAAGTAGGGTATTTGTAGCCTTTACTTAACTTGCAGTCATTTTTGAGGCGTTTTCGAAGTTGCGTTTTCGGCTTGAAATAATTAATGCGAACTGGTGTTAATTTATGGTTGTCGCTTTCTGCGCTGCAATGGCAACATTGCGTGGCATAATCACAAAACTCAATTGGAGGTTGGGCACTGACAGAGGGATCAGAAGTCGGCGATCTCTGGCTGCTTGTTAGCGATTTCCTGTCAACCCACGAATTTTCTGGCTCATTGTGTATCTCAGCCCGAGTTCTATGATTTATGGTGGAAAATCGCCAGCAAGTGCACATTTGATTCCGCAACTGATGGTGCTGATCATTACTTACCATGTCAAGGAGTGTTGCCATTTTTTGAAAACAGTCCGCggtaaatttattatttacaaatttatggGAAGAAAAATTGTTAGTTCTGAACGTTACCTAAGCTCGCAGCTTTTGaccatttgatttatttatcaGGCTCTATATTCCGCAAAAGTGAGatacaaaatgtttataatatttcaaaaaaatatttcataatagttaatataaaatattctaTCTTTGATTGCTATCCTGATTCGTTGTTGTGTGAAAAATATCGGAACACCGATATTTTGAATGGTTGGGCATCATAACTTTCCCTTATTATAATCATTTCCCAAATAGGATAACTAACAATTCTAATTTTTTCCACATAAGACaataaaattcttttataCCTCGGCAATATTTACTTTCCATAAAATGTGTAagtttttaaacattttttatttgacaAACAATTTCTAAACATTACATGactaagcaaataaattaattatagaacgaacaaaataaataaagatgaGAGGCACTCTTAACCCTAGACTCCTAGACTCCTTCTAAGGTGCGATAGCTGCCGGAATCGAAGCTGTGACCGCCCGCATACATGGGAACCATGTGCTTCTTGTCCTTGCGCACCATGTTCTGGACCAGAGTGGCCGACGCCGCCCCCTGTTCGTCCTCCTCGAAGTCCTCAAACTCCTCCTCTAGGCTCTTTGGGAACAG
This portion of the Drosophila santomea strain STO CAGO 1482 chromosome 3L, Prin_Dsan_1.1, whole genome shotgun sequence genome encodes:
- the LOC120448623 gene encoding mucin-19, yielding MKFHLVALLGMLSVVLADPSPTLAPPILPCVHAATAGYDYPPPAEVKFSISPGVTKYSQSPAISTYSENGQLLHTSVGSSGAAYQSTAGIEGLSHGGITQINKYIAPVQKSLFTPSAEYGGAGITYADKSPAAKYATVVPSGIEIKNLVSPAVTKLDNSYLPPSPGITKVATYTSPGYSYSSASPGISKVATYSSAPLSSVPFYAPPVTSKVETYSSPGYTYSKATPGYSKVETYSSPAYSYGQISPAISKIATYSPSVSYSSPAIAKVSTYSAPTVKLATTSSLLSSHGTGYSASYAPSITKYSQVADVSHQYISKPIVAAYPAVAPAITKVAASYGGTASGALSHQYVSQPAIAKVSTYAAPAVATYSSAPAISKLSTSYGASGSGAISHQYVSKPAVAIAAPAVAKLATYAAPAISSYSAGPAISKVATYAAPTVSTYSSGYGYGSSGSGAVSHQYVSKPAVAISAAPAIAKVATYAAPAISTYAAAPVVTKVATGYGGSGSGYSSGAVSHQYVSKPAVAKVATYAAPAISTYSAAPAVTKIATSYGGSGHGAVSHQYVSKPAVAISAAPAIAKVATYAAPAISTYATAPAVSKVATYAAPSIATYSSAPALTKISYSQAADVSHQYISKPIVAAYPAAAPAVATYSSAPAITKLSTSYGSSGSGAISHQYVSKPAVAKVAAYAAPAISTYATAPAVSTYSAAPVVTKVATGYDGSGSGYSSGAVSHQYISKPAVAIASAPAIAKVATYAAPAISTYSSAPSLTKIATGFGGLAHGGALSHQYISKPAIAVAPVAPVLSKTYLPAAPAIAKVATGYGISGSGAVSHQYVSKPAVALAAPAIAKVATYAAPAISSYSTGAAISKGLSYAAPVISTGHGYGGSASGYSSGAVSHQYVSKPAVAISAAPAIAKVATYAAPAVGHISGGHAIGAVPVLSTKLATGYGGSGSGYSSGAVSHQYVSKPAVAISAAPAIAKVAVPTVSHISTGPSIPLGVGVGYGSSGHGGVLLGGPLTKLTSAPAYSLGGKIASSTAYGINAGNLGHGSGPSGGYYGAISLGHAKVSPALSYHGLLSHESGLAHGPASVAHLDSSLSGYSHGVGGIGPLGAGFYRYAPSVPVVSSHAPVEATAYLKSAPVAQHAVLKVVPEKHLEHFDAHPRYAFEYAVNDPHTGDNKHQKEERDGDVVKGEYSLVEPDGNVRTVKYYADWETGFHAEVINSRDQGKIVAKRQTETKS